From the genome of Fundulus heteroclitus isolate FHET01 chromosome 7, MU-UCD_Fhet_4.1, whole genome shotgun sequence, one region includes:
- the htr1fa gene encoding 5-hydroxytryptamine receptor 1F, with product MDFINWTEGAFATNSSSYDSLETATLPPSKILLTITLSVVAILTTFFNCLVITAIAVTRKLHHPANYLICSLAVTDLLVAVLVMPFSIIYIQHEKWVMGEVVCTIWLSIDIACCTCSILHLATIAIDRYRAITDAVEYSRKRTGARAGAMVAVVWLLSILISLPPLLWRHYSDDEQHKDQCIIIHHHMAFTLYSTLGAFYIPLLLILILYYKIYKAAQTLYMRREASRASRHSCMTNGSMIPSTYPAGDSDGDGGPRSPEPISPPEKSFSEPSTEETPRERVRVSKKIFKSKTRRHDSRSESRRSQVYQGPRISGSRERKAASTLGLIIGAFVICWLPFFVKEVIVNTCASCNTSVEMADFLTWLGYLNSLINPLIYTIFNEDFKKAFQKLIRCSHYL from the coding sequence ATGGATTTCATTAATTGGACTGAAGGAGCCTTCGCCACAAACAGCAGCAGTTACGACTCCCTTGAGACCGCAACGCTCCCTCCCAGTAAAATCCTGCTGACAATAACCCTTTCCGTCGTGGCCATACTAACTACGTTCTTTAACTGTCTGGTGATCACAGCCATCGCTGTCACCCGCAAGCTGCACCACCCAGCCAACTACCTCATCTGCTCGTTAGCGGTGACGGACCTGCTGGTGGCTGTGCTGGTCATGCCCTTCAGCATCATCTACATCCAACATGAAAAATGGGTCATGGGCGAGGTGGTGTGCACCATCTGGTTGAGCATAGACATCGCGTGCTGTACCTGCTCGATCCTGCACCTCGCCACGATTGCCATTGACCGTTACAGGGCCATAACAGACGCCGTGGAGTACTCTCGCAAGCGCACAGGGGCCAGGGCCGGTGCGATGGTGGCAGTCGTGTGGCTCTTGTCCATTCTCATCTCGCTCCCGCCGCTGCTCTGGCGGCACTACAGCGACGACGAGCAGCACAAGGATCAATGCATCATCATCCACCACCACATGGCCTTCACTCTTTATTCCACGCTTGGAGCATTTTACATTCCTCTGCTGCTCATCCTCATCCTTTACTATAAAATCTACAAGGCGGCTCAGACACTTTACATGCGCAGAGAGGCTAGCAGGGCGAGCCGTCACTCGTGCATGACCAACGGGAGCATGATCCCTTCCACCTATCCCGCCGGAGACAGCGACGGCGACGGTGGTCCTCGCAGTCCGGAGCCCATAAGCCCGCCGGAAAAGTCCTTCTCCGAACCTTCGACGGAGGAAACGCCCCGTGAACGGGTGCGGGTCTCCAAAAAGATTTTCAAAAGCAAAACACGCAGGCATGACTCGAGGAGCGAGTCGCGCCGGAGCCAAGTCTACCAAGGGCCGCGGATTTCAGGCTCACGGGAACGAAAGGCAGCGTCCACCCTGGGGCTGATAATAGGGGCCTTTGTCATCTGTTGGCTGCCGTTTTTTGTCAAGGAGGTGATCGTCAACACCTGCGCTTCGTGCAACACTTCTGTCGAAATGGCGGATTTCCTCACGTGGTTGGGCTACCTTAACTCTCTGATCAACCCCCTCATCTACACCATCTTTAATGAGGACTTTaagaaagcctttcagaaacTTATTAGGTGCAGTCATTACCTCTGA